A genomic stretch from Taeniopygia guttata chromosome 9, bTaeGut7.mat, whole genome shotgun sequence includes:
- the SGPP2 gene encoding sphingosine-1-phosphate phosphatase 2 isoform X1 encodes MIIVWSIVMYIGQVSKDILKWPRPLSPPVVKLEMRTNAEYGMPSTHAMAATAISFSFFIATMNQYKYPFELGLVAAFVVSTLVCLSRLYTGMHTVLDVIGGALISAVLLVLLYPAWDTIDHLLLTSPFCPLFSIVVPLVLCYNYPKLDYYSPTRGDTTTILGAAAGATVGFWLNNQYAASAYTGQGVQPGLPLIASTVVFVLARFSVGILVVLLTRWLMKSAVLGVLGHRYKFPMGDLQARRRLEVEVPYKFVTYSSVGFTATVVVPRLHELLGLM; translated from the exons ATAGTGATGTACATAGGCCAGGTCTCCAAGGACATCCTGAAGTGGCCTCGGCCCCTGTCACCACCTGTCGTGAAGCTGGAGATGAGGACGAATGCAGAGTATGGGATGCCATCCACCCACGCCATGGCAGCTACAGccatctccttctcctttttcattGCAACCATGAACCAGTACAAG TATCCATTCGAGCTCGGCCTCGTAGCAGCGTTCGTGGTTTCGACGCTGGTGTGTCTGAGCAGGCTCTACACAGGGATGCACACAGTCCTG GATGTGATTGGAGGAGCACTGATTTCGGCTGTGCTGCTCGTGCTCTTGTATCCTGCGTGGGACACAATAGATCACTTGCTGCTAACCAGCCCCTTCTGCCCATTGTTTTCCATAGTTGTGCCTCTTGTCTTATGTTACAACTACCCCAAACTAGACTATTACAGCCCTACCAGGGGAGACACCACTACGATCttaggagcagcagctggagcaacTGTGGGATTTTGGTTAAACAACCAGTACGCTGCTTCAGCCTACACTGGCCAGGGCGTTCAGCCTGGCCTCCCTCTGATCGCCAGCACAGTGGTGTTTGTGCTAGCCAGGTTCTCCGTGGGGATCTTGGTTGTGCTGCTGACACGCTGGCTCATGAAGAGCGCGGTCCTTGGCGTGCTGGGCCATCGGTACAAGTTCCCCATGGGTGACCTGCAAGCCCGGAGGCGCCTGGAAGTGGAGGTGCCCTACAAGTTTGTGACCTACTCCTCCGTGGGCTTCACGGCCACGGTGGTTGTGCCGCGGCTGCAcgagctgctggggctgatgTGA